From the genome of Cydia strobilella chromosome 21, ilCydStro3.1, whole genome shotgun sequence, one region includes:
- the LOC134751209 gene encoding uncharacterized protein LOC134751209, translating to MQTQIKPRPLVPGSPAIPGSGSGQGNGGAGGATVNHRQRPGYHNRRPLALATYNCRTLRTDEKLLELEEELSRLRWGIIGLSEVRREGEDMITLNSGNLLYFREGEQRSQGGVGFIVHKSLVNNVVKIESVSNRVACLVLRMTQRYSLKVIQVYAPTSTHSDDEVEAMYEDISRAMHSSKTHFTVVMGDFNAKLGKRDGEELRVGQFGVGRRNHRGHLLAGFMEKEGLYMMNSFFRKREHRKWTWVSPDGATRNEIDFIMSTKKQIFSDVSVINSVKTGSDHRMVRGTLNIQFRLERSRLIKSTLRPAPAQLQNPESFQLELQNRFECLASDLDDYNDGFVEAVHTVGSKFFKTRRTRTKKLSDSTLKLMEVRREMILQSSGDVCRYRQLNRRISKSLKRDIRRFNTNSIEEAIKRNRGSKVFARDLSIGQSQLTKLKTDDGRIISSKPELLGEVEKFYGQLYTTTRAPVVDLARDPRARLTRHYTEDIPDVSLYEISMALKQLKNGKAPGDDSELIHLRNV from the exons ATGCAGACACAAATAAAACCCAGACCCCTAGTCCCCGGCAGCCCCGCTATTCCTGGCTCCGGTAGCGGCCAGGGTAATGGCGGGGCAGGGGGTGCTACAGTGAATCACCGGCAGAGGCCCGGCTACCATAACCGACGACCCTTGGCCCTGGCAACATACAACTGCCGTACGCTGCGGACCGACGAAAAGTTATTAGAACTGGAGGAAGAATTAAGCAGGTTACGTTGGGGAATCATAGGGTTATCGGAAGTCCGTAGAGAGGGGGAGGACATGATAACTCTGAATTCCGGCAACTTGCTCTATTTCCGGGAGGGCGAACAACGGTCCCAGGGAGGTGTCGGGTTTATCGTCCACAAGTCCCTCGTAAACAACGTGGTGAAGATCGAGAGTGTGTCGAACAGGGTAGCGTGCCTTGTACTCAGAATGACCCAACGTTATTCGTTGAAGGTCATACAAGTCTACGCACCGACCTCGACACACTCCGACGATGAGGTGGAGGCTATGTATGAGGATATCTCCAGAGCCATGCATAGCTCCAAAACTCACTTCACAGTTGTTATGGGGGACTTCAACGCTAAGCTGGGCAAACGAGACGGTGAAGAGCTGAGAGTGGGGCAATTTGGAGTGGGGCGTAGGAATCACCGGGGCCACCTACTGGCTGGTTTCATGGAGAAGGAAGGACTCTATATGATGAACTCCTTCTTCAGGAAACGTGAGCACAGGAAGTGGACCTGGGTGAGCCCTGACGGTGCAACAAGGAATGAGATCGACTTTATCATGTcgacgaagaagcaaatattcagtgatgtttctgtgatcaattcggtcaaaaccgggagcgatcaccgtatggtaagaggcacactgaatattcaatttaggcttgagagatctcgactgataaagtctacgctccgcccggcaccggcccagctccaaaaccccgagagctttcagctcgaacttcaaaaccggttcgaatgcctagctagcgacctggacgattacaacgacgggtttgtggaagctgttcatacggtcgggtccaagttcttcaagactcgtcgtacaagaaccaagaaactctcggactccactctcaagctcatggaggtgaggcgtgagatgattctgcagtcgtcaggtgacgtttgtcgttataggcagctcaacagacggatctcgaagtctctgaagcgagatatacgccgattcaatactaacagtattgaagaggctatcaagcgcaacagaggctcgaaggtgtttgccagagatctgtctattggccaaagccaactgacaaaactgaagaccgacgacggcaggatcatctcatccaaacctgagctcttgggagaagtcgagaagttctatggacagttatacacaacaacccgagcacccgtcgtggatctagctagagaccctagagctagactaactcgacactataccgaagatatcccggacgtcagcctgtacgagattagtatggctctcaaacaacttaagaatggcaaagccccaggtgatga TTCCGAGCTTATACATCTTAGAAATGTGTAA